The following are encoded in a window of Funiculus sociatus GB2-C1 genomic DNA:
- the atpD gene encoding F0F1 ATP synthase subunit beta translates to MVATTDKTNVGRITQIIGPVIDAEFATGKMPQIYNALKVEGKNEAGQDVSVTCEVQQLLGDNQVRAVAMSSTDGLVRGMDVVDTGAPISVPVGPATLGRIFNVLGEPVDNKGPVNAQETFPIHRAAPKLTDLETKPSVFETGIKVIDLLTPYRRGGKIGLFGGAGVGKTVIMMELINNIATNHGGVSVFGGVGERTREGNDLYNEMIESGVINKDNLNESKIALVYGQMNEPPGARMRVGLAALSMAEYFRDVSKQDVLLFIDNIFRFVQAGSEVSALLGRMPSAVGYQPTLATDMGDLQERITSTTEGSITSVQAVYVPADDLTDPAPATTFAHLDGTTVLSRGLAAKGIYPAVDPLGSTSTMLQPAIVGEDHYGIAREVQATLQRYKELQDIIAILGLDELSEDDRLTVARARKIERFLSQPFFVAEVFTGSPGKYVKLAETIDGFKKILSGELDSLPEQAFYMVGTIDEAMAKAEKIKG, encoded by the coding sequence ATGGTAGCCACCACAGACAAGACAAACGTAGGGCGTATTACCCAAATCATCGGTCCCGTTATCGATGCGGAATTTGCCACTGGCAAAATGCCGCAAATTTACAATGCTTTGAAGGTTGAAGGCAAAAACGAAGCCGGACAAGACGTGTCCGTAACCTGCGAAGTCCAGCAGCTTTTGGGCGACAACCAAGTGCGTGCCGTTGCTATGAGTTCCACCGATGGACTTGTGCGCGGTATGGACGTGGTAGACACAGGCGCTCCTATCAGCGTTCCCGTTGGCCCCGCCACTTTGGGTCGGATTTTCAACGTGTTGGGCGAACCTGTAGACAACAAAGGGCCAGTTAATGCCCAGGAAACCTTCCCCATCCACCGTGCAGCACCCAAGCTGACTGACCTGGAAACCAAGCCATCAGTGTTTGAAACCGGGATTAAAGTTATTGACCTGCTGACACCCTATCGACGCGGCGGCAAAATCGGTTTATTCGGCGGTGCTGGTGTCGGCAAAACCGTAATCATGATGGAGCTGATCAACAACATTGCCACCAACCACGGTGGTGTGTCTGTGTTCGGCGGTGTGGGCGAACGCACCCGCGAGGGAAATGACCTTTACAATGAAATGATCGAGTCTGGGGTTATTAATAAAGATAATCTCAATGAATCGAAAATCGCCCTTGTATACGGTCAGATGAACGAGCCACCCGGCGCGAGAATGCGCGTAGGCTTGGCAGCACTGTCAATGGCTGAGTATTTCCGCGATGTCAGTAAGCAAGACGTATTGCTGTTTATTGATAACATCTTCCGGTTTGTGCAAGCAGGTTCGGAAGTGTCGGCGCTACTAGGACGGATGCCTTCTGCTGTGGGATATCAGCCGACTCTGGCAACCGACATGGGAGATTTGCAAGAGCGAATCACCTCAACCACTGAAGGTTCGATTACCTCTGTTCAAGCGGTATACGTGCCAGCAGACGACTTAACCGACCCCGCGCCAGCAACCACCTTTGCTCACTTGGACGGAACAACTGTGTTGTCTCGCGGCTTGGCTGCTAAGGGAATTTATCCGGCTGTAGATCCCCTGGGTTCTACTTCCACCATGTTGCAGCCTGCTATTGTTGGTGAAGATCACTACGGGATTGCTCGTGAAGTGCAAGCAACTCTCCAGCGCTATAAGGAACTGCAAGACATCATCGCCATTCTGGGTTTAGATGAATTGTCTGAAGATGACCGCTTGACTGTGGCTCGGGCGCGGAAAATTGAGCGTTTCTTGTCTCAGCCATTCTTTGTAGCAGAAGTCTTTACCGGCTCTCCTGGTAAGTATGTGAAGCTGGCAGAAACAATCGACGGCTTTAAGAAGATTCTCTCAGGAGAGTTGGATTCTTTGCCAGAGCAGGCTTTCTACATGGTCGGCACAATTGACGAAGCGATGGCTAAAGCCGAAAAAATCAAAGGCTAA
- a CDS encoding PEP-CTERM sorting domain-containing protein — translation MRTSFLKKLSTGVVGATLIVGTGVAPSQATTLTGFSTFGDMMAGMKVTVDYLGGGSQTATWGATSNPATSNDANSGGAFGSNWSLTQAGDTFTSAWRFNNLGQSIAKLTINAIPGNTVFDTGSNPSTPGSASGLSFAVQSGQAPTSSNYSTPIDISLGDLFGTLSMSWLNGFTGGMSFKADTDSGTTTDPVQPPIDVPEPASAIALLGLGALGVTKRAKRKQEQQA, via the coding sequence ATGCGTACATCTTTCTTGAAAAAATTGTCAACTGGTGTTGTTGGGGCGACGTTAATCGTGGGAACAGGCGTAGCACCATCCCAAGCAACCACTCTCACAGGGTTTTCAACTTTCGGAGACATGATGGCTGGGATGAAAGTGACAGTTGATTATCTCGGTGGAGGTTCCCAGACTGCAACTTGGGGGGCGACTTCAAATCCGGCAACTTCAAATGATGCCAATTCGGGAGGAGCATTCGGTAGCAACTGGTCGTTGACCCAAGCTGGTGATACTTTCACTTCAGCCTGGAGATTTAACAACCTGGGGCAAAGTATTGCCAAGTTGACAATCAATGCTATTCCCGGAAACACAGTTTTTGATACAGGTAGCAACCCCAGTACGCCTGGGTCGGCTAGTGGTTTGTCGTTTGCAGTCCAATCTGGACAAGCTCCAACTTCATCTAACTATTCGACACCAATTGACATTTCACTGGGCGATTTGTTCGGTACTTTGTCAATGAGCTGGCTTAACGGATTTACAGGGGGGATGAGCTTTAAAGCCGATACTGATAGCGGTACGACAACCGATCCAGTACAGCCGCCGATAGATGTTCCTGAGCCTGCTAGTGCGATCGCTTTACTGGGTCTTGGTGCATTAGGTGTCACAAAGCGGGCCAAGCGCAAACAAGAACAGCAAGCCTAA